The segment GAGCTCTGACCCTCCATTTAGGCCGGCCGGCTCCCCGAACGTTCGACGCCCGACCGGGTGACCTGTGCGACGCGACGCCGCAGGCAGGGCGCGTGCCCGGATGAACGGGGGATGCCGGGCGGGTGCCCGCTGGCGTAAGCAGGAGTTCGTCAAGCAGGCGGGGAGGTCGCTGGTGGCAGGTCAGGCGCATACGCACGGCTCGCCGGAAAGCGCACGCGCCGTCGTTGACCGGGCGGTCGGGTTGCTGGCGGGCCGGGCCCGGTGCCGGCTCGCCGAGGCGCACCGGCACCTGCTGCGGATGGCGGCCGAGCAGCGGTGCGATGTGGCCGACGTGGCCGGCCGCGTGATCCGGCTGTTCGACGGCGGGCCGCAGACCGCGGACCGGCCGTCGCCGGAGACGGCCCCGCAGATCGTCGCCGCTGCCATGGTCAACCCCGCGGTGGTCAGCCCGGCGCCGGCGCTGACCACGGCGGAGCCGCCGCCGCGCCGGTTCCGGCCGTGGCTCGCCACCGTGCAGGGCGTCCTGGACGCGCTGCCCGGCATGGCCGCGTTCTTCACCGCGGAACGCGACGACGCCGGCCGGCTGATCGACCTGGTGTGGGCGGCCTGCACCCCGGAGGCGGTGACCCCGGACGGCCGGCGCGGCACGCAGCTGATCGGGCACCCGGTGAGCCGCTACTACCCGGAGGTGCTCGCCGAGCAGCGCTGGCACCTGTACCAGCGGGTTCTCGACCGCGGTGAGCCGGCCGACGTCGGGCCGGTCCGGATGGGGGAGGGCGAGTTCACCGTACGGGCCCGGCCGCTCGGCCCCGGCCTGCTGATCAGCTGGGAGCGCCGCGACGACCCGGACCACGAGGTGGACCGGCTGGACGGCATGGAGCAGCTCGGCAACCTGGGCTGGGGCGAGTGGGACATGATCAGCGGCGAGATCTACTGGTCACCGCAGCTGTACCGGATCTACGAACGGGACCCGTCGCTCGGCCCGCTCAAGCAGGAGGAGGCGGCGGCCCTGGCGGTCGCCGACGACGTGCCGCTGCGGACCGCCGCCCAGGAGTCGTTCCGGCGCGGCCAGCGGGTCGACGTCGTGCACCGGGTGCGGATCGGCGGGCGGGTCAAGCATCTGCGGACGGTCGCCGACGCGGTCCGTGACACCGAGGGCCGGCCGCTGCGCCTGTACGGCGTCGTCCAGGACGTCACCGAGCAGCAGGCCGGGGCGGAGCGCCTGGCCGAGGTGGAACACCAGCTCGACGAGCAGAGCCGGACCCTCGCCGCGGAACACGACCTGGCCGGCCGCCTGCAGCGGATCATCCTGCCGATCCCCGAGGAGCCGATCGACCTGCCCGGGCTGCGGGCGGCGATCCGCTACCTGCCGGCCGGCGACGACACCCTGGTCGGCGGCGACTGGTACCACGCGGCGGCGCTGCGCGACGGCTCCGTTCTGCTCGCCGTCGGCGACGTGGCCGGCCACGGCACCCAGGCGGCGACCACGATGGCCCAGCTGCGGCACGCGCTGCGCGCCCTCAGCATCCTCACCAGCGATCCCAGCACGCTGCTGGCACAGCTGAACCGGCTGACCTGCGAGCTGGGGCACGAGTCGCCCGAGCTGGCCGCCACCGCGGTGATCGCCCGGTTCGATCCGCGCCGGCGGGAGCTGGTCTGGGCCCAGGCCGGGCATCCGCCGCCGCTGCTGAGCCGGGGTGGGCGTACCGCGCCGCTGGCCCGGCCCGCGGGGCCGTTGCTGGGCGTGGTCGAGGACGCGACGTACGCCGGCGCGGTGACCGAGTTCCGCGCCGGCGACGTCCTGCTGCTCTACACCGACGGGCTGGTCGAGCATCGCCGGCGCAGCCTCGACGCCGGCCTGGACGCGGTGATCGCCGCGGTCGACGACGCGGTCCGCGCCTCCCCGCAGCAACCCCTGGCCGAGCTGCTGGCCCGCCTGCGCCGCGCCAACCCGGACGACGACACCTGCATCCTGGCGGCCCGCCCGAGCCGCCGTCGTTCGCCGGGCACCACCCCTTCGTCAATGGGCAAAGTCGGACGTATGTTGCATTCCGGTGCGGGTACCAGCACTGAATGATCCGTTACGGGGACGAGGTGGCGTCCATCGCCCGGCCACTGCGCGACCCGGGCGACCTGGAGATCCTCCTGGACCGGGCGGCCGGCGCGCGGGTCGTCATGATCGGCGAGGCCACCCACGGTACGCACGAGTTCTACGAGTGGCGCGCCGCGCTGACCCGGCGGTTGATCGCCGAGCGCGGCTTCTCCTTCGTCGCGGTGGAGGGCGACTGGCCGGACTGCCGGCGCGTCGACGACGCGGTCCGGGGCGGGAGCGACCCGCGTGACGCCCTGGTCCGGTACGACCGCTGGCCCACCTGGATGTGGGCGAACGAGGAGACCGTCGACTTCACCCGCTGGCTGCACGACCACAACGCGAAGCGGCCGGCCGACGACCGGGCCGGTTTCCACGGCCTCGACGTCTACTCGCTCTGGCAGTCGATGCGGGAGATCCTGACCTGGCTGCGCGAGAACGACCCGAACCTGGTGCCGGCCGCGCTGGACGCCTACCGGTGCTTCGAGCCGTACGCCGAGGACCCGAACGCGTACGGCTGGGCCACCCAGTTCGTCCCGGCGAGCTGCGAGGACCGGGTCGTCGCCATGCTGACCACGCTCCGCGACCGGGATTTCGGGGTGTGGCAGAACGCTGAGGTCGTTGCGGGTGCGGAGGGTTACTACCGGACCATGGTCCGCGGCGGCCCGGAGGCGTGGAACATCCGGGACCGGCACATGGACCAGACCCTGGCCCGCCTGCTCGACCGCTACGGCCCGGCGTCGAAGGCCGTGGTGTGGGCGCACAACACGCACGTCGGCGACGCCCGGGCCACCGACCAGTCCGAGTACGGCGAGGTCACCCTGGGACAACTCGCCCGCGAACGGTTCGGCGACGATGAAGTGGTCCTGGTCGGCTTCGGCACGTACCGGGGAAGTGTGGTGGCCGGACCGGCCTGGGGCGCCCCGATGGAAGCGATGCCCGTGCCGCCGGCGCGGGCCGGATCGCTGGAGGAGGTGCTGCATCTGACCGCGCCCGAATGCGGCGTCTTCGTCTTCCCGCCCGGCCCGGACGGGCCGGACCTGCTCACCACCGTGCTGCCGCACCGGGCGATCGGCGTGGTGTACCGGCCGGAGCGGGAACGCTGGTCCAACTACGTGCCGACGGTCCTGGGGGAGCGGTACGACGCGTTCCTCTGGTTCGACGGGACGCGCGCGCTGCGGCCGCTGCACACCCTCCGGGTCGACTCCAGGGAACCGGAGACATTCCCCAGTGGAGTGTGACATCCATAAAGGGTCGCTTAATTGGATCTTCTTTTTGCCGCAAACGGTGAGTACACATCGGATTCGCGGCCACGCATCTGTGTACCTGGATACGGATACAGATTGCCGTGATCAGTTTTAGGCTGAGTTCCCACGATCAAGAACAATGATCAAGAAAAGGGAACTGGGGTGCCATGAAAACGATCACCAGGGTCCTGCTCGCCGTGTTGGTGGCGGTGGCCGGAACGACGGCCGCGACCAGCACGGCGGCGAGCGCGGCGCAGCTGCCAGGCTTCGTCCTCACCTCTTCGGCCGCGGCCCTCCCGGCCGAATTGGCCCCACTCGCCACCGGCAAGCGGATCCAGTACGTGTCCACCAACGTCAATGGCAGTCTGACCACCGCGACCGGTCTGGTGCTGACGCCGAAGACCGGAAAGAAAAACAAGATCGTCGCGTGGGGTCACGGCACCACCGGACTCGCCGACAAGTGCGCCCCGTCCACGAATCAGGGCGTGTTCTGGCCCGAGGCCCGGGTCGCCGTCGCCGAACTGCTGAGCCGCGGATGGACCGTGGCGGCGCCCGACTACCCGGGACTCGGGACTGCCCTGCCGCACCCGTACCTGGTGGGGGCCAGCGAGGGCCGGTCCCTGATCGACAGCGTGAAGGCCGCCCGTAACCTCGACGCCGCCCTGTCCACCCAGTACGCCATCGACGGCCACTCGCAGGGCGGCCAGGGTTCGCTCTTCGCCAGCCAGCTCGCCCCGTCCTACGACGGCAACCTGGTGCTGAAGGGCACGGCCAGCATCGCCCCGCTCTCCAACGCCGACGTCCTGGCCCCGCTGATCCCCGGCTCACCCGCCCAGGGCTACCTGGTGATGGCCCTGTACGGCATCAACGCCGTCGAACCCGCGTTCCAGCCGTTCACGTACCTGGCTCCCCAGGCCGAGGCGAAGGTCGGCGTGCTGCAGACCGGCTGCCTCTACGAGATCCTCGACGCCTACGACGAACTCACCGCCGCCCAGCTGCTGACCGGCGGCACCGTCCACCCGACGATCATCAGCAAGTTCCGGCAGTACCTCAACCCGGGCCGCACCTCCCCGAGCGCGCCGGTGCTGATCGTGCACGGCACCGCCGATCAGGACGTGCCCTTCTTCCTCTCCGAGGACTACCTGGTCCCGCAGCTGAAGAAGGACTACCCGAGCATCCCGGTGAAGTTCGTGCCGCTCGAGGGCGCCACCCACGACAGCGCCGTCATCGAGTCGGCCGATCTCGTCGCCGACTGGATCGCCGCCCGCTTCGCCTGACCCCGTTCACCCGCACCCATTCAAACGCACCCATACCGGAGCCCGGCGGCGATCCCGCCGGGCTCCACCCGTTTCACCCCGGCCGGTGGGCGTTGATCAACCGGATCGTGGTGGCCAGCTCCGGCGGCTCGGACAGGACAGTGGCCAGCTCGGCGAGCAGGTCGCCGCGGCGCTCCGCCGGCACCCGGCGCACCAGTTCCCGGCCGTTGTGCGAGCCGACCCACGCGAGGAAATGCTCGCGGTCGCGGAACTCACTGCGCACGGTCAGCTCTTCGACGCTCGTACCGAGGAATCCGGCCTCGCCCACCGCGGCGCGCAACCGGCCGGCATCCTTGAACATCTCCGCGAGCGCCATCTCCGGCGGCGGATCCACAGCGTGCCGCGCGACGGCCTGCATGGCCGCGCGATGCCGCGGGTCAAACTGGGCAAAGGCGCTGAAAGCCAGCGTTCCACCGGGTCGCAAGAGTTTGCGGTACGCGTGAAGCGCGGCGCCCGGGTCCGGCAGGAAGAAGAGCAGCAGCCCCGCGGTGATCACGTCGAAGCTCTCGCCCGGGAAGTCCGGCGCCTGCGCATCCCCGACCAGGACCTGTACTTGCGGCAGATGGGCGGCCTCCGCGCTGGTCAGCGACACCATGGCCGGCGCCCGATCGATTCCGGTCACCCGCCCCGATTCCCCGGCCGCCTCCGCCGCCGGGAAGAGCACCGCCCCGCGCCCGCACCCCACGTCGAGCACGCGATCCCCGCGGGTGATCCCCGCCGCGGCCGCCAGCGCCGCCCCCATCGGGGTGAAGAACTCCACGCCGAGCTGGTCGTAATCGGCGGCGGCCTCATCGAAGACATCCCTGTCAGAAGGCATACCGGATCTTAAGGTAGGGCGTGCGCTCGGCGATCAGATCGGTGAGAGCGCGGACGTACGAGCCTTTCGCGCCGGTCCGGTACCGGACGTTGAGGTCACCGTTCTGCGAGCGCTTCGGCTGCTGGAGTCCAGGTTGCCAGAGCAGCTCCTCGGCGCGCGGATGCCAGCCCAGGTTCACCTCGTGCAGGCCCCGGTTGTGCGTCAGGAAGATGATCTCGGCGGCGAGCTGCTTCTTCGCCTCCGCGCCGAGGCCGGCGTCCAGGTGGTCGAGCAGGTCGGCCCAGTCCTCCAGCCAGCCGTCGCGGACCACCACCGGGCTGAAGTTGACGTGCACCTCGTACCCGGCCGCCACGAAATCGTCGATCGCGGCGATCCGCTCCGGGATGCTGCTGGTCCGGATGTCGAGGACCTTGGCGTCCCGCGGCGGCATCAGCGAGAACCGGATCCGGGTCCGCCCCTGCGGATCCCAGTCCAGCAGATCCCGGTTGACGTGCTTCGTCGCGAAGCTGGCCTTCGCGGTGGGCAGCTCCCGGAACAGCGTCACCAGATCGCGGACGTTGTCGCTGATCAGGGCGTCCACCGAGCAGTCCGAGTTCTCGCCGATGTCATAGACCCAGCTGTGCGGATCACACTCGTTCGGCTCCGGCTTGCTGCCCTGCCGGGCCACGTGCCGTCCCAGGTACGCCGAGATCTTCTCGATGTTCGCGAAGACGGTGATCGGGTTGCTGTACCCCTTGTGCCGCGGAACGTAGCAATAGGCGCAGGCCATCGCACACCCGTTAGCGGTGCTAGGGGCGATGAAGTCCGCCGACCGCCCGTTCGGCCGGGCGGTGAGCGTCTTCTTCACCCCCAGCACCAGGGCTTCCCGCTTGATCCGCACCCAGCGGCGCACGTTGGTCTCATCGCCGTAGAGCTCCGGGATCCGCTGGTGACTCTCCACCTCGACGATCGTGGCGTCCGGATAGCGCTCGAGAACTTCCTTGCCACGAGGCAGTTCCGCCGCCGCCGGCTCCAGATAAATGCGGCGAATGTCCAGCAGGTCGGTCACTGGCCAATTGTCCGCTCTCCCCGCCCCCTCTCCAAACCACCCGCCGCCCCGAGCCACCCACGCCTGCCCGTGTCCTGCTCGCCAGACCACCCGCCGCCCCAGGCCTGCAGCGCCTGCCCGTGTCCTGCTCTCCCAGGGCCACCTGCCGCCCCACGCCAGCAGCGCCTGCCCGTGTCCTGCTCTCCCAGGGCCACCTGCCGCTCCAGGCCAGCAGCGCCTTCCCGTTGTGCTGCTGTCTCCAGTCGGCCCGCCGCTCCAGGCCGGCAGCGCCTGCCCGTGTCCTGCTCTCCCAGGGCCACCTGCCGCTCCAGGCCAGCAGCGCCTTCCCGTTGTGCTGCTGTCTCCAGTCGGCCCGCCGCTCCAGGCCGGCAGCGCCCGCCCGTGTCCTGCTGTCTCTAGACGGCCCGCCGCTCCGGGCCGGCAGCGCTTGCTCCCTCACCAAACCACCCGCTGCCCAAGGCCAGCAGCACCCGCGTATTTCGTGCGTGGGCGGCGGCTGGGGTGGGCGGGCCGCCGCTCAGGCGGGTTATGCGGCGCGTATTCCGTGCGTGGGCGGCGGCCGGGGTGGGCGGGCCGCCACTCAGGCGGGTTAGGGCTCGTCGATTTTTAACTCGCTGTTTTGATCAAGGCGGGTGCGGTGAATCCGGCGGCGCGGGTGTGAGCGGCGAGGTCGGTGTGGTTGGTGAGGCGGATGTTGCTGGGTTCGATGGGGTGCTGGATTTGGGTGAGCAGGGTGCGGGTGTTGCGGATGGCGACGTTGATGGTGGTGCCGGCGACGCCGAACAGATCGGCGATGACCTTGCGGGGCAGTTGGTAGCGGTCGTGGAGCAAGGTGGCCAGTAGTTGGTGGCTGAGGGTGACGCGGATCTTGCGGCCGCCGCCGCGGGGCCGGGCGTGGCCGCGCAGGTTGTGCAGGAACGCTTCGTGTTGGGCTTGATGGGGAACGGTGAGCCGGTTGATCAGGTCGTTCCATGCGCTGTCGGGCATGCCGGTGATGGCCGGGTGCACCAGCGCGGCCAGGTGATGCAGCGGTGGTAGGGCTGTCGCGGGTTCGCCGGCGGGTGTGGCCGGGTCGGGGCGCAGGGTGTAGTTCCAGTCGCCGTGCCAGTCGTGACGGTCGATGGCCAGGGTGCTCATCTGCTCGTCGGTGATGACGACGCCGGTCGGGTAGTGGCCGGTGTCGAGTTCGGCGTGCACGCGCAGCCCGCTGCTGGTGGTGGTCGCGGCGATCGTGTGGACGATGGTCTCGTGGCTGGTCAGGGGTCGTGCCCGCCAGTTCATCGAGATGTGGGCGAACAAGCGATGCTCGATACGGTTCCATTTACTGGTGCCGGGCGGGAAGTGGCAGACGGTGATCGGTAGCCCGATTTCGGCGGCGAGAGCGGCCAGATCCGTTTTCCAGGCGCGAGTGCGGTAGCCGTTGGATCCGCCGGCGTCCGCGGTGATCAAGAGCCGTCCGGCGTTCGGGTAGCGGTCACGGCCGTAGCCGTCCCACCAGCGGCGCAGAGTGGCGACGGCGAACGCGGCGGTGTTGTGGTCGGTGCCGACGGCGACCCAGCCGGTGTCGGCGGCCAGGTCGTAGACCCCGTAGGGGATCACCTGTCCCAGCTGCGGATCGGCGAAGTCGTGGGTGCGGACTACGGCCGGCTCACCGGCAGGCCGCCACTCGCGGCCCTTGTTCGCGAACGCGCCGACGAGTTCCTTCTTCTTCGTATCGACGCTGACGACCGGGTCACCGCTGGACAGATAATCCTTGACCTGCTCGTTGATGTAGCCGAACTGGGCGTCGCGGTCGGGATGGCGTCTGCCTTCCAGAGTCTTGGCATTGCCCTGAAGGCTGAATCCCTCACCGTGCAGCAGAGCAGCGATCGTGTCCGGCCCGGCCTTATGACCCCGCCCGGCCAGTTCCTGCGCAAGGTGGCGCAACGACTTCGTCGTCCATCGCAGCGGCGACATCGGGTCCCCCCGCTCGTCCGGCTCGACCAGCCCCAACAACGCCGGCATCAGAGCGGGATCATGTTCGGTCACCGGCTTCCGGCCGCCACCGGCACGGCGGACCCGGCCCAGCGGCGCCACCCCGGCCTCCAACTCATCGACGCCCGCAGCCACCGTGCCCTCCCGGACCCCGGCAGCTCGCGCTACCGCCCGGATCCCGCCATGCCCCAGCACCCGAGCCTCAGCACCCAGCAGCAACCGGCGTTGCCGCTCGTCCAGATGCGGCAAGATCACCTCAAACTTCGCTGCCAGCCTGCCCCGTTCCTCCTCCGATACCGCCATAACAGATCAACGCATCGAAATCCGCCAAGCAACGGCTTGTTCTTCGACGAGCCCTTATGCGGCGCATATTCCGTGCGTGGGCGGCGGCTGAGGCGGACGGGCCGCCGCTCAGGCCGGTAATGCTGCGTCCGTTTCCTGCGTGGGCGACGGCCGAAGCTG is part of the Actinoplanes sp. NBC_00393 genome and harbors:
- a CDS encoding class I SAM-dependent methyltransferase produces the protein MPSDRDVFDEAAADYDQLGVEFFTPMGAALAAAAGITRGDRVLDVGCGRGAVLFPAAEAAGESGRVTGIDRAPAMVSLTSAEAAHLPQVQVLVGDAQAPDFPGESFDVITAGLLLFFLPDPGAALHAYRKLLRPGGTLAFSAFAQFDPRHRAAMQAVARHAVDPPPEMALAEMFKDAGRLRAAVGEAGFLGTSVEELTVRSEFRDREHFLAWVGSHNGRELVRRVPAERRGDLLAELATVLSEPPELATTIRLINAHRPG
- a CDS encoding erythromycin esterase family protein produces the protein MIRYGDEVASIARPLRDPGDLEILLDRAAGARVVMIGEATHGTHEFYEWRAALTRRLIAERGFSFVAVEGDWPDCRRVDDAVRGGSDPRDALVRYDRWPTWMWANEETVDFTRWLHDHNAKRPADDRAGFHGLDVYSLWQSMREILTWLRENDPNLVPAALDAYRCFEPYAEDPNAYGWATQFVPASCEDRVVAMLTTLRDRDFGVWQNAEVVAGAEGYYRTMVRGGPEAWNIRDRHMDQTLARLLDRYGPASKAVVWAHNTHVGDARATDQSEYGEVTLGQLARERFGDDEVVLVGFGTYRGSVVAGPAWGAPMEAMPVPPARAGSLEEVLHLTAPECGVFVFPPGPDGPDLLTTVLPHRAIGVVYRPERERWSNYVPTVLGERYDAFLWFDGTRALRPLHTLRVDSREPETFPSGV
- a CDS encoding spore photoproduct lyase family protein, with product MTDLLDIRRIYLEPAAAELPRGKEVLERYPDATIVEVESHQRIPELYGDETNVRRWVRIKREALVLGVKKTLTARPNGRSADFIAPSTANGCAMACAYCYVPRHKGYSNPITVFANIEKISAYLGRHVARQGSKPEPNECDPHSWVYDIGENSDCSVDALISDNVRDLVTLFRELPTAKASFATKHVNRDLLDWDPQGRTRIRFSLMPPRDAKVLDIRTSSIPERIAAIDDFVAAGYEVHVNFSPVVVRDGWLEDWADLLDHLDAGLGAEAKKQLAAEIIFLTHNRGLHEVNLGWHPRAEELLWQPGLQQPKRSQNGDLNVRYRTGAKGSYVRALTDLIAERTPYLKIRYAF
- a CDS encoding ISAzo13 family transposase, translated to MAVSEEERGRLAAKFEVILPHLDERQRRLLLGAEARVLGHGGIRAVARAAGVREGTVAAGVDELEAGVAPLGRVRRAGGGRKPVTEHDPALMPALLGLVEPDERGDPMSPLRWTTKSLRHLAQELAGRGHKAGPDTIAALLHGEGFSLQGNAKTLEGRRHPDRDAQFGYINEQVKDYLSSGDPVVSVDTKKKELVGAFANKGREWRPAGEPAVVRTHDFADPQLGQVIPYGVYDLAADTGWVAVGTDHNTAAFAVATLRRWWDGYGRDRYPNAGRLLITADAGGSNGYRTRAWKTDLAALAAEIGLPITVCHFPPGTSKWNRIEHRLFAHISMNWRARPLTSHETIVHTIAATTTSSGLRVHAELDTGHYPTGVVITDEQMSTLAIDRHDWHGDWNYTLRPDPATPAGEPATALPPLHHLAALVHPAITGMPDSAWNDLINRLTVPHQAQHEAFLHNLRGHARPRGGGRKIRVTLSHQLLATLLHDRYQLPRKVIADLFGVAGTTINVAIRNTRTLLTQIQHPIEPSNIRLTNHTDLAAHTRAAGFTAPALIKTAS
- a CDS encoding SpoIIE family protein phosphatase, which codes for MAGQAHTHGSPESARAVVDRAVGLLAGRARCRLAEAHRHLLRMAAEQRCDVADVAGRVIRLFDGGPQTADRPSPETAPQIVAAAMVNPAVVSPAPALTTAEPPPRRFRPWLATVQGVLDALPGMAAFFTAERDDAGRLIDLVWAACTPEAVTPDGRRGTQLIGHPVSRYYPEVLAEQRWHLYQRVLDRGEPADVGPVRMGEGEFTVRARPLGPGLLISWERRDDPDHEVDRLDGMEQLGNLGWGEWDMISGEIYWSPQLYRIYERDPSLGPLKQEEAAALAVADDVPLRTAAQESFRRGQRVDVVHRVRIGGRVKHLRTVADAVRDTEGRPLRLYGVVQDVTEQQAGAERLAEVEHQLDEQSRTLAAEHDLAGRLQRIILPIPEEPIDLPGLRAAIRYLPAGDDTLVGGDWYHAAALRDGSVLLAVGDVAGHGTQAATTMAQLRHALRALSILTSDPSTLLAQLNRLTCELGHESPELAATAVIARFDPRRRELVWAQAGHPPPLLSRGGRTAPLARPAGPLLGVVEDATYAGAVTEFRAGDVLLLYTDGLVEHRRRSLDAGLDAVIAAVDDAVRASPQQPLAELLARLRRANPDDDTCILAARPSRRRSPGTTPSSMGKVGRMLHSGAGTSTE
- a CDS encoding alpha/beta fold hydrolase, whose amino-acid sequence is MKTITRVLLAVLVAVAGTTAATSTAASAAQLPGFVLTSSAAALPAELAPLATGKRIQYVSTNVNGSLTTATGLVLTPKTGKKNKIVAWGHGTTGLADKCAPSTNQGVFWPEARVAVAELLSRGWTVAAPDYPGLGTALPHPYLVGASEGRSLIDSVKAARNLDAALSTQYAIDGHSQGGQGSLFASQLAPSYDGNLVLKGTASIAPLSNADVLAPLIPGSPAQGYLVMALYGINAVEPAFQPFTYLAPQAEAKVGVLQTGCLYEILDAYDELTAAQLLTGGTVHPTIISKFRQYLNPGRTSPSAPVLIVHGTADQDVPFFLSEDYLVPQLKKDYPSIPVKFVPLEGATHDSAVIESADLVADWIAARFA